A single genomic interval of Arachis duranensis cultivar V14167 chromosome 7, aradu.V14167.gnm2.J7QH, whole genome shotgun sequence harbors:
- the LOC107459918 gene encoding uncharacterized protein At4g14342 isoform X1, translating to MQASDRFNINSQLEHLQAKYVGTGHADLNRFEWAVNIQRDSYASYIGHYPLLAYFAIAENESIGRERYTFMQKMLLPCGLPPEREED from the exons ATGCAG GCAAGTGATAGGTTTAACATCAATTCCCAACTTGAGCATCTCCAGGCTAAATATGTTGGAACTGGTCATGCCGATTTGAATAGATT TGAGTGGGCGGTGAATATTCAGCGTGATAGCTATGCTTCATATATCGGGCACTACCCTTTACTTGCATATTTTGCTATTGCTGAAAATGAATCCATTGGGAGAGAACGCTACACCTTTATGCAG AAAATGCTCCTACCCTGTGGTCTCCCtccagaaagagaagaagattga
- the LOC107459918 gene encoding uncharacterized protein At4g14342 isoform X2, with protein MQASDRFNINSQLEHLQAKYVGTGHADLNRFEWAVNIQRDSYASYIGHYPLLAYFAIAENESIGRERYTFMQKMLLPCGLPPEREED; from the exons ATGCAGGCAAGTGATAGGTTTAACATCAATTCCCAACTTGAGCATCTCCAGGCTAAATATGTTGGAACTGGTCATGCCGATTTGAATAGATT TGAGTGGGCGGTGAATATTCAGCGTGATAGCTATGCTTCATATATCGGGCACTACCCTTTACTTGCATATTTTGCTATTGCTGAAAATGAATCCATTGGGAGAGAACGCTACACCTTTATGCAG AAAATGCTCCTACCCTGTGGTCTCCCtccagaaagagaagaagattga